A single Actinomadura algeriensis DNA region contains:
- the hsaA gene encoding 3-hydroxy-9,10-secoandrosta-1,3,5(10)-triene-9,17-dione monooxygenase oxygenase subunit — translation MSSEVLETVRELLPGIAERARAVDDKGRIPAETIRELTGAGVFRMLQPARYGGAEGDPVDFYTVVRDVSGACGSTGWVTAVLGVHSWHLGLFPDAAQREVWDAGPDTLVASSYAPIGRLTPVDGGFEISGRWAFSSGCEFASWVLLGGLVVGAEGRPVDFMTVLLPRADYGIREVWDSMGLRGTASDDIVVDRAFVPAHRAMRNYDQARLRAPGHKVNTGPLYRLPFGTIFTTTVSSSVIGVAAGCYRSYVAQMRDRIRLSLGGGRFVEDEFAQVAVARAASEIDAAVLQTERNMRDVHGHAVRGEEIPMELRLRARRDQVRGTERAIEAIDILFKTAGGNSLRRGHVIERSWRDAHAGSVHVANDVDRALAMYGRGEFGLAVEDNLV, via the coding sequence ATGAGCAGTGAGGTCCTGGAGACCGTGCGCGAGTTGCTCCCGGGAATCGCCGAACGGGCCCGCGCCGTGGACGACAAGGGCCGCATCCCCGCCGAGACCATCCGCGAGCTGACCGGCGCGGGCGTCTTCCGCATGCTGCAGCCCGCCCGGTACGGCGGCGCCGAGGGCGACCCCGTCGACTTCTACACCGTGGTCCGCGACGTCTCCGGCGCCTGCGGTTCGACCGGCTGGGTGACGGCCGTCCTCGGCGTCCACTCCTGGCACCTCGGCCTGTTCCCCGACGCCGCGCAGCGCGAGGTGTGGGACGCCGGCCCCGACACGCTCGTCGCGTCCTCCTACGCCCCGATCGGCCGGCTCACCCCGGTCGACGGCGGCTTCGAGATCTCCGGCCGGTGGGCGTTCTCCTCCGGCTGCGAGTTCGCGTCCTGGGTGCTGCTCGGCGGCCTCGTCGTCGGCGCCGAGGGCCGCCCCGTCGACTTCATGACCGTCCTGCTGCCCCGCGCCGACTACGGGATCCGCGAGGTCTGGGACTCGATGGGCCTGCGCGGCACCGCCAGCGACGACATCGTCGTCGACCGCGCGTTCGTCCCGGCGCACCGCGCGATGCGCAACTACGACCAGGCGCGGCTGCGCGCCCCCGGCCACAAGGTCAACACCGGCCCCCTGTACCGGCTCCCCTTCGGCACGATCTTCACCACGACGGTCTCGTCCAGCGTGATCGGGGTGGCCGCGGGCTGCTACCGCTCCTACGTGGCGCAGATGCGCGACCGGATCCGGCTCAGCCTCGGCGGCGGCCGCTTCGTCGAGGACGAGTTCGCGCAGGTCGCCGTCGCCCGCGCCGCGTCCGAGATCGACGCCGCCGTGCTGCAGACCGAACGCAACATGCGCGACGTCCACGGCCACGCGGTACGCGGCGAGGAGATCCCGATGGAGTTGCGCCTGCGCGCCCGCCGCGACCAGGTGCGCGGCACCGAGCGCGCCATCGAGGCCATCGACATCCTGTTCAAGACCGCGGGCGGCAACTCGCTGCGCCGCGGCCACGTCATCGAACGGTCCTGGCGCGACGCCCACGCGGGCAGCGTCCACGTCGCCAACGACGTCGATCGCGCCCTGGCCATGTACGGCCGCGGCGAGTTCGGCCTCGCCGTGGAAGACAACCTCGTCTGA
- a CDS encoding SDR family NAD(P)-dependent oxidoreductase produces MIDAPAGRLAGRVAVVTGAGDGIGRGVARRFAAEGARVLVAELNADAGAKVAAELSAEFGADARFVHTDVTVKAQVEAMVATAVDTWGSVDVLVNNAWGAGTTSRVETKTDEQLARGFAMGYYGPLWAMQAAFPHMKARGWGRVINMCSLNGVNAHVGTLEYNSAKEALRTLTRTAAREWAPTGVVVNALCPGAKSAAFRRTVAEHPEIEAAADAANPMGRLGDPEDDIAPVALFLASEDARYLTGNTLFADGGSHINGVAWTPDLDGEG; encoded by the coding sequence ATGATTGACGCCCCCGCCGGGCGGCTCGCCGGGCGGGTCGCGGTCGTGACGGGCGCCGGGGACGGCATCGGGCGGGGCGTCGCGCGCCGGTTCGCCGCCGAGGGCGCGCGCGTCCTGGTCGCCGAGCTGAACGCGGACGCCGGCGCGAAGGTCGCCGCGGAGCTGTCCGCCGAGTTCGGCGCCGACGCCCGGTTCGTCCACACCGACGTGACCGTGAAGGCGCAGGTCGAGGCGATGGTCGCGACCGCCGTCGACACGTGGGGCTCGGTGGACGTCCTGGTCAACAACGCGTGGGGCGCCGGGACGACGAGCCGTGTCGAGACCAAGACCGACGAGCAGCTCGCGCGGGGCTTCGCGATGGGCTACTACGGGCCGCTGTGGGCGATGCAGGCCGCGTTCCCGCACATGAAGGCGCGCGGCTGGGGCCGCGTGATCAACATGTGCTCGCTCAACGGCGTCAACGCGCACGTGGGCACGCTGGAGTACAACTCCGCGAAGGAGGCGCTCCGGACGCTGACCCGGACGGCCGCGCGCGAGTGGGCGCCGACGGGCGTCGTCGTCAACGCGCTCTGCCCGGGCGCCAAGAGCGCGGCGTTCCGCCGCACGGTGGCCGAGCATCCCGAGATCGAGGCCGCCGCCGACGCCGCCAACCCGATGGGCCGGCTCGGCGACCCCGAGGACGACATCGCGCCCGTCGCGCTGTTCCTCGCGAGCGAGGACGCCCGCTACCTGACCGGCAACACGCTGTTCGCGGACGGCGGTTCGCACATCAACGGAGTCGCCTGGACTCCCGATTTGGACGGAGAAGGATGA
- a CDS encoding ABC transporter permease yields MRDAVRRPVELVLVLLVVSMGAFALVDLMPGDPAVAVLGEGHTPAEYQAQREEMGLTDPLPARYARWVGDAVTGDLGTSFVPPNNDVAGRIGAALPVSVELAVLALLIALIVAIPLAMWSAYRAGGRVDRLVSAGTFAILSVPSFLAGMLLIALFAERLGWFPRLEWARLSDGLGDNLYHAFLPALTIALVEVATFTRVLRGDLITTLREDFILASRAKGMPPVHVLLRDALRPSSFSLVTLLGVSLGRLIGSTVIVEHLFALPGMGTLIIGAADAGDVPTVQGAVLVIALIYVLVNALIDVSYGRLDPRIRRAHV; encoded by the coding sequence GTGCGCGACGCGGTGAGACGGCCGGTCGAGCTGGTGCTCGTCCTGCTCGTCGTCAGCATGGGCGCCTTCGCGCTCGTCGACCTGATGCCCGGCGACCCCGCCGTGGCCGTCCTCGGCGAGGGCCACACGCCCGCCGAATACCAGGCGCAACGGGAGGAGATGGGGCTCACCGACCCGCTGCCCGCCCGGTACGCGCGCTGGGTCGGGGACGCCGTCACCGGCGACCTCGGCACCTCGTTCGTCCCGCCCAACAACGACGTCGCCGGACGCATCGGCGCCGCCCTCCCGGTGAGCGTCGAACTCGCCGTCCTCGCCCTGCTCATCGCGCTGATCGTCGCGATCCCGCTGGCCATGTGGTCGGCGTACCGCGCGGGCGGACGCGTCGACCGGCTCGTCAGCGCGGGCACGTTCGCGATCCTGTCGGTGCCGAGCTTCCTCGCCGGGATGCTGCTCATCGCGCTGTTCGCCGAACGGCTCGGCTGGTTCCCCCGGCTGGAGTGGGCGCGGCTCTCCGACGGGCTCGGTGACAACCTCTACCACGCGTTCCTGCCCGCGCTGACGATCGCGCTCGTCGAGGTCGCCACGTTCACGCGCGTCCTGCGCGGCGACCTCATCACCACCCTGCGGGAGGACTTCATCCTCGCGTCCCGCGCCAAGGGCATGCCGCCCGTCCACGTGCTGCTGCGGGACGCGCTGCGCCCCTCGTCGTTCTCGCTCGTCACGCTGCTCGGCGTCAGCCTCGGCAGGCTCATCGGCAGCACCGTGATCGTCGAGCACCTGTTCGCGCTGCCCGGAATGGGCACGCTGATCATCGGCGCGGCCGACGCCGGGGACGTCCCCACGGTGCAGGGCGCGGTGCTGGTCATCGCCCTCATCTACGTGCTGGTGAACGCACTGATCGACGTGTCCTACGGACGTCTCGACCCACGAATCAGGCGGGCCCATGTCTGA
- a CDS encoding ferredoxin: protein MTVRSDERLDGAPLRPVRCRRCAGEVLARKASWEQTSIQWTAEARAACTGLDEDDLGTCPALRSAIQEAALNGKIEVLDD from the coding sequence GTGACGGTCCGCTCGGACGAGCGGCTGGACGGGGCGCCGCTGCGCCCCGTCCGCTGCCGCCGCTGCGCCGGGGAGGTGCTGGCGCGCAAGGCGAGCTGGGAGCAGACCAGCATCCAGTGGACGGCCGAGGCGCGGGCGGCGTGCACGGGCCTGGACGAGGACGACCTCGGGACGTGCCCGGCGCTGCGTTCGGCGATCCAGGAGGCGGCGCTCAACGGGAAGATCGAGGTCCTCGATGATTGA
- a CDS encoding AMP-binding protein has product MAEDRVLGDDRPADDPTFAELVAARAGDDRAGLSFEDRSWTWREVVAEARLRAGLVRDLRAGTPAGPGADPAPWHVGLFLENGPDHLFWLLGAALAGVAVVELNPTRRGAELARDIAHTDCGAVVTETARAALLDGPTDAPVLVVDTGEHAGRLARTAPLDGVPGADPATVFCLIFTSGTTSAPKAVLCSQGRLGRIAVQQAARRNLGRDDVFYVAMPMFHSNALMAGVAPAVATGGRLVLRRRFSASGFLPDVRRYGVTFFNYVGKPLSYILATPAKPDDADNPLRIAFGNEAAQRDIDAFTERFGCTVIDSYGSSEGEIRIGRVPGTPPGSLGVAEEGVIVADPETLRECPPAEFDEHGRLTNSGDAVGEIVDTRGAARFEGYYRNPEATAKRVRNGWVWSGDLAYRDADGYWYFAGRGDDWLRVDGENFAAAPLERLLARFDGFADVAVYAVPDERVGDQVMAAVTLAPGRRFDPSGFAAFLAGQPDLGTKQAPRYVRVMAELPRTPTNKVVKRSLRDAAWTTGDPVYVRRSGEFVRLEPSRTG; this is encoded by the coding sequence ATGGCCGAGGACAGGGTGCTGGGCGACGACCGGCCGGCGGACGACCCGACGTTCGCCGAGCTGGTCGCGGCGCGCGCCGGGGACGACCGGGCGGGGCTGTCGTTCGAGGACCGCTCGTGGACGTGGCGCGAGGTCGTCGCGGAGGCGCGGCTGCGGGCGGGGCTCGTCCGCGACCTGCGCGCCGGGACCCCGGCGGGGCCGGGCGCCGACCCGGCGCCGTGGCATGTCGGGCTGTTCCTGGAGAACGGGCCGGACCACCTGTTCTGGCTGCTCGGCGCGGCGCTCGCCGGGGTCGCGGTGGTGGAGCTGAACCCGACGCGGCGCGGCGCCGAGCTGGCGCGCGACATCGCCCACACCGACTGCGGCGCGGTCGTCACCGAGACGGCGCGGGCGGCGCTGCTCGACGGGCCGACGGACGCGCCCGTCCTGGTCGTCGACACCGGCGAGCACGCCGGACGCCTGGCGCGGACGGCACCGCTCGACGGCGTTCCGGGCGCCGATCCGGCGACCGTGTTCTGCCTGATCTTCACGTCCGGGACGACGTCCGCGCCGAAGGCCGTGCTCTGCAGCCAGGGACGGCTCGGCCGCATCGCCGTCCAGCAGGCCGCGCGGCGGAACCTGGGCCGCGACGACGTGTTCTACGTGGCGATGCCGATGTTCCACTCGAACGCGCTGATGGCGGGCGTCGCCCCGGCCGTCGCGACCGGCGGGCGGCTGGTGCTGCGGCGCCGGTTCTCCGCGTCGGGATTCCTGCCGGACGTCCGGCGGTACGGCGTCACGTTCTTCAACTACGTCGGCAAGCCGCTCAGCTACATCCTCGCGACCCCGGCGAAGCCGGACGACGCCGACAATCCCCTGCGCATCGCGTTCGGCAACGAGGCGGCGCAGCGCGACATCGACGCGTTCACCGAACGGTTCGGGTGCACGGTCATCGACTCCTACGGGTCGAGCGAGGGCGAGATCCGCATCGGCCGCGTGCCGGGGACGCCGCCGGGCTCGCTGGGCGTCGCCGAGGAGGGCGTGATCGTCGCCGACCCGGAGACCCTGCGCGAGTGCCCGCCCGCCGAGTTCGACGAGCACGGCCGCCTCACCAACTCCGGCGACGCCGTCGGGGAGATCGTCGACACGCGGGGCGCCGCGCGCTTCGAGGGGTACTACCGCAACCCGGAGGCGACGGCGAAGCGCGTCCGGAACGGGTGGGTGTGGTCGGGCGACCTGGCCTACCGCGACGCCGACGGCTACTGGTACTTCGCCGGACGCGGCGACGACTGGCTCCGCGTGGACGGCGAGAACTTCGCCGCCGCGCCGCTGGAGCGGCTGCTCGCCCGGTTCGACGGGTTCGCCGACGTCGCCGTGTACGCGGTCCCGGACGAGCGCGTCGGCGACCAGGTGATGGCGGCGGTGACGCTCGCGCCCGGGCGGCGGTTCGACCCGTCCGGGTTCGCCGCGTTCCTGGCGGGGCAGCCCGACCTGGGCACCAAGCAGGCGCCCAGGTACGTGCGCGTGATGGCGGAACTGCCCCGCACCCCGACGAACAAGGTCGTCAAGCGGTCGCTGCGGGACGCGGCCTGGACGACCGGAGACCCGGTCTACGTGCGCCGATCGGGCGAGTTCGTCCGGCTGGAGCCGTCCCGCACCGGGTGA
- a CDS encoding ABC transporter substrate-binding protein encodes MQTFASRRFRHAAGILAVATAATACAWQSGGGTVREDVRPAEYRVGMIGKQPGGTPVDGGTLTVAAYAEAGLLDPAETIVAGTTGGIEMAAIYDVLMRWDPESGDVVPQLAKSLESADDDTTWTLGLRDGVRFSDGTELDAAAVKWSLERYVSKGADEAALWKENVRTVKTPDDRTVVFELARSWPSFSFMLTSGPGMIVAKSSDKGEKFEPVGAGPFTFERYAPDEEMVLKANERYRDGRPHLDRVRLVYVDDPDAALATLDSGRIQGAVLRDPVIVQDALKAGYSGYLNMVSLGNSAVINATPGHPGADPRVRKAMHLAVQPEVIYRRAYPGTGLASNALFPEFSRWHTDVEPLPYDPEAARELLAEAKADGYDGKVTWLDAQDPASRTTALAAKAMLENVGFDVELDLVRSIADQITKVSVKKTYDVSGWGISWREAGPFARMYATLHAKGNFTVGMATTPEMSALIEELRGADGEEKQRAVMGRIQEQWNKDVPALALGPQPELIAWPDRVRGVTGTVNSMVLLDDAWLARN; translated from the coding sequence GTGCAGACGTTCGCGAGCAGACGCTTCCGGCACGCCGCCGGAATACTCGCCGTCGCGACGGCGGCGACGGCCTGCGCCTGGCAGTCCGGCGGCGGCACCGTCCGCGAGGACGTCCGGCCCGCCGAGTACCGCGTCGGGATGATCGGGAAGCAGCCGGGCGGGACGCCCGTGGACGGCGGCACCCTCACGGTCGCCGCCTACGCCGAGGCCGGGCTCCTCGACCCCGCGGAGACGATCGTCGCCGGCACCACCGGCGGCATCGAGATGGCCGCGATCTACGACGTGCTCATGCGGTGGGACCCCGAGAGCGGCGACGTCGTCCCGCAGCTCGCCAAGAGCCTCGAATCCGCCGACGACGACACGACCTGGACGCTCGGACTCCGCGACGGCGTGAGATTCAGCGACGGCACCGAACTGGACGCGGCCGCCGTGAAATGGAGCCTCGAACGGTACGTGAGCAAGGGCGCCGACGAGGCCGCGCTGTGGAAGGAGAACGTCCGGACCGTCAAGACGCCCGACGACCGCACCGTGGTGTTCGAACTCGCCCGCTCCTGGCCGTCCTTCTCGTTCATGCTGACGAGCGGGCCCGGGATGATCGTCGCGAAGTCGTCCGACAAGGGCGAGAAGTTCGAGCCGGTCGGCGCCGGTCCGTTCACGTTCGAGCGGTACGCGCCGGACGAGGAGATGGTCCTCAAGGCCAACGAGCGCTACCGGGACGGCCGTCCGCACCTCGACCGCGTCCGGCTCGTGTACGTCGACGACCCCGACGCGGCCCTCGCCACCCTCGACAGCGGGCGGATCCAGGGCGCGGTCCTGCGCGACCCCGTGATCGTCCAGGACGCGCTGAAGGCCGGCTACTCCGGATACCTCAACATGGTGTCGCTCGGGAACTCCGCCGTCATCAACGCCACCCCCGGGCACCCCGGCGCCGACCCGCGCGTCCGCAAGGCCATGCACCTCGCCGTGCAGCCCGAGGTGATCTACCGGCGCGCCTACCCGGGGACCGGCCTCGCGAGCAACGCGCTGTTCCCCGAGTTCTCCCGCTGGCACACCGACGTCGAACCGCTCCCCTACGACCCGGAGGCGGCCCGCGAACTCCTCGCGGAGGCGAAGGCCGACGGCTACGACGGCAAGGTCACCTGGCTGGACGCGCAGGACCCCGCGTCCCGCACCACCGCGCTCGCCGCGAAGGCGATGCTCGAGAACGTCGGCTTCGACGTCGAACTCGACCTCGTCCGGTCCATCGCCGACCAGATCACCAAGGTGTCGGTGAAGAAGACCTACGACGTGTCCGGCTGGGGCATCAGCTGGCGCGAGGCCGGGCCGTTCGCCCGGATGTACGCCACGCTGCACGCCAAGGGCAACTTCACGGTCGGCATGGCCACCACCCCGGAGATGTCCGCGCTCATCGAGGAGCTGCGCGGCGCCGACGGCGAGGAGAAGCAGCGCGCCGTGATGGGCCGCATCCAGGAGCAGTGGAACAAGGACGTTCCCGCGCTCGCACTCGGGCCGCAGCCGGAGCTCATCGCCTGGCCCGACCGCGTCCGGGGCGTCACCGGAACCGTGAACAGCATGGTCCTGCTGGACGACGCGTGGCTCGCGCGGAACTGA
- a CDS encoding alpha/beta fold hydrolase: protein MIFKGFTLERVDVGEVELRVRHGGSGPPLLLLHGHPRTHATWHEVAPLLADRFTVVCPDLRGYGGSGKPPTDAEHTPYSKRAMAQDAVALMRALGHGTFAVAGHDRGALVAFRTAMDHPRAVTALLVMDGLPVVEHLERCDARFAAAWWHWWFFGQTAKPAERVINADPDAWYATTGEHMAPEAWADFQEAIHDPATGRGGAGRGGRGDPRVPRSSRPVNGAVVNAAECPPLCGVKRGQTLLASTKEARSWPLSPSWPSVRFCWSWRSCCRGFRDIRSAAPSGRWASDRGPVPRRRAGSGAC, encoded by the coding sequence ATGATCTTCAAGGGTTTCACCCTCGAACGGGTCGACGTGGGCGAGGTCGAGCTGCGCGTCCGGCACGGCGGTTCCGGTCCCCCGCTGCTGCTGTTGCACGGTCACCCCCGCACGCACGCGACCTGGCACGAGGTGGCGCCGCTGCTGGCCGACCGGTTCACGGTGGTGTGTCCGGACCTGCGTGGGTACGGGGGTTCGGGGAAACCGCCGACCGACGCCGAGCACACGCCGTACTCCAAACGCGCGATGGCCCAGGACGCCGTGGCGCTGATGCGCGCGCTCGGGCACGGAACCTTCGCGGTCGCGGGTCACGACCGCGGCGCGCTGGTGGCGTTCCGGACCGCGATGGACCATCCCCGGGCGGTCACCGCGCTGCTGGTGATGGACGGGCTGCCGGTCGTGGAGCATCTGGAACGCTGCGATGCCCGCTTCGCCGCGGCCTGGTGGCACTGGTGGTTCTTCGGCCAGACCGCCAAGCCCGCCGAACGGGTCATCAACGCCGACCCCGACGCCTGGTACGCCACGACCGGCGAGCACATGGCCCCCGAGGCGTGGGCGGACTTCCAGGAAGCGATCCACGACCCGGCGACTGGCCGAGGAGGCGCCGGGCGAGGTGGCCGCGGCGATCCGCGCGTTCCTCGATCATCGCGACCGGTGAACGGGGCTGTGGTCAACGCGGCGGAATGTCCGCCCCTCTGTGGGGTAAAGCGAGGCCAGACGTTGTTGGCATCGACGAAGGAGGCAAGATCATGGCCGTTGTCGCCATCGTGGCCGTCTGTGCGGTTCTGCTGGTCCTGGCGTTCCTGCTGCCGAGGCTTTCGCGACATCCGCAGCGCGGCACCCAGCGGGCGCTGGGCTTCGGATCGCGGGCCGGTTCCTCGGCGCCGGGCGGGCTCGGGCGCTTGCTGA
- a CDS encoding SDR family NAD(P)-dependent oxidoreductase, which produces MIDKYGPWAVVAGGSEGVGSAFAHRLADAGINLVLIARKPGPLAATAESVRAKGVQVRTLELDLVAADPVKAVREATDDIEVGLLVFNAGANSYGHEFVTGDLDRFQGVIDLNITAQLALTRHFAAPMKERGRGGILLVGSLAGYMGQAQISVYSAVKAFGRVFAEGLWLELREHGVDVLELVLGVTRTPAMERAGLDMDIPGLNVADPDDVAREGLEHLGDGPIWVAGGNYEAAQKRSGFPRAVKVAGAHEAMKRMLPAESGK; this is translated from the coding sequence ATGATCGACAAGTACGGGCCGTGGGCCGTCGTCGCGGGCGGTTCGGAGGGCGTCGGGTCCGCGTTCGCGCACCGGCTGGCGGACGCGGGGATCAACCTCGTGCTGATCGCCCGCAAGCCCGGCCCGCTCGCCGCGACGGCCGAGTCCGTCCGGGCGAAGGGCGTGCAGGTCCGGACGCTCGAACTCGATCTCGTCGCGGCGGACCCGGTGAAGGCCGTCCGGGAGGCGACCGACGACATCGAGGTCGGGCTGCTGGTCTTCAACGCGGGCGCCAACAGCTACGGGCACGAGTTCGTCACCGGCGACCTCGACCGCTTCCAGGGCGTCATCGACCTCAACATCACCGCGCAGCTCGCGCTGACCCGGCACTTCGCGGCGCCGATGAAGGAGCGCGGGCGCGGCGGCATCCTGCTGGTGGGGTCGCTCGCCGGGTACATGGGGCAGGCGCAGATCAGCGTGTACTCGGCGGTCAAGGCGTTCGGGCGCGTGTTCGCCGAGGGCCTGTGGCTGGAGCTGCGCGAGCACGGCGTGGACGTCCTGGAGCTGGTGCTCGGCGTCACCCGCACGCCCGCGATGGAACGTGCCGGCCTCGACATGGACATCCCGGGTCTGAACGTCGCCGACCCGGACGACGTCGCCCGCGAGGGCCTCGAGCACCTCGGCGACGGGCCGATCTGGGTCGCGGGCGGCAACTACGAGGCCGCGCAGAAGCGCAGCGGATTCCCGCGCGCCGTGAAGGTCGCGGGCGCGCACGAGGCGATGAAGCGGATGCTCCCGGCGGAATCCGGAAAATAG
- a CDS encoding DUF6411 family protein codes for MGFGSRAGSSAPGGLGRLLSKPFRSSSRAVGRSGSAGRRARFRSPF; via the coding sequence CTGGGCTTCGGATCGCGGGCCGGTTCCTCGGCGCCGGGCGGGCTCGGGCGCTTGCTGAGCAAGCCGTTCCGGTCCTCCTCGCGGGCCGTCGGCCGCAGCGGGTCGGCGGGGCGCCGCGCCCGTTTCCGTTCCCCGTTCTGA
- a CDS encoding Rieske 2Fe-2S domain-containing protein, translating to MTAAESDAIRRIEAEAISSRFARGWHCLGLAEKYKDGKPHTINGFGQKLVVFMGEDGKINVLDGYCRHMGGDLSAGTVKGNTIACPFHDWRWGGDGRCKGIPYSRRVPLRARTAAWPTMEQDKLLFVWNDPEGKQPPADVTIPVMEGATRDDWTDWRWTEQVVHTNAREVIDNVVDMAHFFYIHQSFPTFFKNVFEGTTATQIMKGVTREDSRRQREGGSGGGGPRMLGNTSIATYHGPSFMIDELTYHYDGYDLKSVLINCHYPIDENSFSLHSGIIVQHSEALPPAAAEATAEKLSSFILAGFQQDVEIWKNKTRIDNPLLCEEDGPVYQLRRWYEQFYVDVADVTPEMTDRFEYEIDTTRPVESWQKEVDANMARMDAEEAKA from the coding sequence GTGACCGCTGCCGAGTCGGACGCGATCCGCCGCATCGAGGCCGAGGCGATTTCCAGCCGGTTCGCCCGAGGATGGCACTGCCTGGGCCTCGCCGAGAAGTACAAGGACGGCAAGCCGCACACGATCAACGGGTTCGGCCAGAAGCTCGTCGTGTTCATGGGCGAGGACGGCAAGATCAACGTGCTGGACGGCTACTGCCGGCACATGGGCGGCGACCTGTCGGCGGGCACCGTCAAGGGCAACACGATCGCATGCCCGTTCCACGACTGGCGCTGGGGCGGCGACGGCCGGTGCAAGGGCATCCCGTACTCGCGTCGGGTGCCGCTGCGCGCGCGCACGGCCGCCTGGCCGACCATGGAGCAGGACAAGCTGCTGTTCGTCTGGAACGACCCTGAGGGCAAGCAGCCCCCGGCGGACGTCACGATCCCCGTCATGGAGGGCGCGACCCGCGACGACTGGACCGACTGGCGCTGGACGGAGCAGGTCGTCCACACCAACGCGCGCGAGGTCATCGACAACGTCGTCGACATGGCGCACTTCTTCTACATCCACCAGTCGTTCCCGACGTTCTTCAAGAACGTCTTCGAGGGCACGACGGCGACGCAGATCATGAAGGGCGTGACCCGGGAGGACTCCCGGCGGCAGCGCGAGGGCGGCTCCGGTGGCGGCGGGCCGCGGATGCTCGGCAACACCTCGATCGCGACCTACCACGGCCCGTCCTTCATGATCGACGAGCTCACGTACCACTACGACGGCTACGACCTGAAGTCCGTCCTGATCAACTGCCACTACCCGATCGACGAGAACTCGTTCTCGCTGCACTCGGGCATCATCGTGCAGCACAGCGAGGCGCTGCCGCCCGCGGCGGCCGAGGCGACCGCGGAGAAGCTGTCGTCGTTCATCCTGGCCGGCTTCCAGCAGGACGTCGAAATCTGGAAGAACAAGACCCGCATCGACAACCCGCTGCTGTGCGAGGAGGACGGTCCGGTCTACCAGCTGCGCCGCTGGTACGAGCAGTTCTACGTGGACGTCGCCGACGTCACGCCGGAGATGACCGACCGGTTCGAGTACGAGATCGACACGACCCGTCCGGTCGAGTCGTGGCAGAAGGAGGTCGACGCGAACATGGCACGCATGGACGCCGAGGAGGCCAAGGCGTGA
- a CDS encoding RICIN domain-containing protein: MRFRLPAILSAAVSAGLGAAAAVVLTGPAAHAEPYPPGDYLIGTGNGEQCLNSAAETDAVATVGSCDTVWRFRLMSDGIQIIRAAPDSCLGVSPADVWPRNLAIRSCEEEPTLWYATHAGDGRYLISLASDGRLLTWQDDEENAFLVPERSDHDHQLWVFEPVES; encoded by the coding sequence ATGCGTTTTCGCCTGCCCGCCATCCTGTCCGCCGCCGTTTCGGCGGGTCTCGGGGCCGCCGCCGCGGTCGTCCTGACGGGACCCGCCGCACACGCCGAGCCCTATCCGCCGGGCGACTACCTGATCGGGACCGGCAACGGGGAACAGTGCCTGAACAGCGCGGCAGAGACCGATGCGGTCGCCACGGTCGGCTCCTGCGACACGGTCTGGCGATTCCGGCTCATGTCGGACGGGATCCAGATCATCCGCGCGGCCCCGGACTCCTGCCTGGGCGTGTCCCCCGCCGACGTGTGGCCGCGCAACCTCGCGATCCGCTCGTGCGAGGAAGAGCCGACCCTCTGGTACGCCACGCACGCGGGCGACGGCCGCTACCTGATCTCGCTCGCGAGCGACGGCCGGCTGCTCACCTGGCAGGACGACGAGGAGAACGCCTTCCTCGTCCCCGAGCGGTCCGACCACGACCACCAGCTCTGGGTGTTCGAGCCCGTCGAGAGCTGA